Proteins encoded together in one Synechococcus sp. BL107 window:
- a CDS encoding DUF2237 family protein: MSTNSPVGPVTFNVLGEPLLICGCEPKTGWYRNGFCETDPSDRGQHSICCVMTEAFLRYSKALGNDLSTPVPAFQFPGLQPGDHWCVCAPRWKQAYDDGVAPLVRLEATEDTALSVVSLEQLKQHAHQSIG, encoded by the coding sequence ATGTCCACTAACAGCCCTGTGGGTCCAGTCACTTTCAATGTTCTTGGTGAGCCATTGTTGATTTGCGGATGTGAACCAAAAACCGGCTGGTATCGCAACGGCTTCTGCGAAACCGATCCATCCGATCGTGGTCAACACAGCATCTGTTGCGTGATGACGGAAGCCTTTCTCCGTTACAGCAAAGCTTTGGGGAATGACCTGTCAACGCCCGTTCCAGCATTTCAATTTCCCGGACTTCAACCTGGAGATCATTGGTGCGTCTGTGCCCCGCGCTGGAAGCAGGCTTATGACGACGGAGTGGCACCTTTGGTCCGTCTGGAGGCAACGGAGGACACAGCCTTGTCTGTGGTGAGCCTGGAGCAGCTGAAGCAGCATGCTCACCAATCGATCGGCTGA
- the metH gene encoding methionine synthase, with translation MVVTQAKAPVTASRFLDYIHGPTRPVLVFDGATGTSLQDQGLTADDFGGPDLEGCNENLVITRPDAVQAVHRQFLDVGCDVIETDTFGAASIVLAEYGLEDQAFELNRRAAQLARDVADEYSTPEKPRFVAGSMGPTTKLPTLGHIDFDTMRDGFREQAEGLIAGNVDLIIVETCQDVLQIKAALQGIEAAFESCGERRPLMVSVTMETTGTMLVGSDIAAVVAILEPFPIDILGLNCATGPEQMKEHIRYLSENSPFIVSCIPNAGLPENVGGVAHYRLTPTELKMQMMHFVEDLGVQVVGGCCGTTPAHIGALVELALELKPAERLSRSKDQKENVRPSFDYEPSAASIYGVTPYHQDNSFLIIGERLNASGSRKVRELLAEEDWDGLVGVARGQVKENAHVLDVNVDYVGRDGEKDMNNLVSRLVTNVNLPLMLDSTEWQKMEAGLKVAGGKCILNSTNYEDGDERFFKVLELARRYGAGVVVGTIDEDGMARTADKKFAIAQRAYRDALEFGIPAREIFYDPLALPISTGIEEDRLNAKATVDSIRMIREGLPGVHVVLGVSNVSFGLSPAARINLNSVFLHDCCEAGMDAAIVSPAKILPLVKISEEHQQVCRDLINDNRRFENNICVYDPLTELTKLFEGVSAKEARASGPSLSDLPIEKRLKQHIIDGERIGLEPALDQAMNDYAPLHIINTFLLDGMKVVGELFGSGQMQLPFVLQSAETMKSAVAHLEPYMETIEGESTSKGKFLIATVKGDVHDIGKNLVDIILTNNGYEVVNLGIKQSCDAIVDAQKEHQADCLAMSGLLVKSTAFMKDNLSAFNDAGIDVPVILGGAALTPRFVQKDCRDVYNGKVIYGRDAFADLRFMDALMDAKKNANWNNLTGFLADAPEGVGLDEVVSNESDQASAQAEVSEPAQPQNQEPVTTERSSAVPPEPIPAAPFLGSAVLTEADLDLQEVFTYLDRNALFAGQWQFRKTKDQSRDDYEAMLAEKAEPVLKHWIERCLNESLLAPGAVYGYFPVGRDGNALRVFSSDQSTELGRFDLPRQRSGNRYCIADFFSDISADGAPTDVLPMQAVTMGEKASIVAQELFKGDQYSDYLYFHGLAVQMAEALAEWVHARIRQELGFADPLGMPLRDVLAQRYRGSRYSFGYPACPNVADSRQQLLWLDADRIGLTMDASDQLSPEQSTTALVALHSKARYFSA, from the coding sequence ATGGTGGTGACACAAGCAAAAGCTCCTGTCACTGCCTCGCGTTTTCTCGATTACATCCACGGTCCAACCCGGCCGGTTTTGGTTTTTGATGGCGCAACAGGCACCAGCCTTCAAGATCAAGGCCTCACAGCTGATGATTTTGGTGGCCCCGATTTGGAGGGCTGCAACGAGAACTTGGTAATCACTCGTCCAGATGCCGTCCAGGCGGTGCATCGGCAGTTTTTAGACGTGGGCTGCGACGTGATTGAGACCGACACGTTTGGGGCAGCCTCCATTGTTCTGGCTGAATACGGGCTTGAAGATCAAGCCTTTGAACTCAACCGTCGTGCTGCCCAGCTAGCCCGCGATGTCGCTGATGAGTACAGCACGCCCGAAAAACCTCGCTTCGTGGCCGGATCCATGGGGCCTACAACCAAGTTGCCCACGCTCGGACATATCGACTTCGACACCATGCGCGATGGTTTCCGTGAACAGGCGGAAGGACTGATTGCAGGGAATGTCGATCTGATCATTGTCGAGACCTGTCAGGACGTGCTGCAGATCAAAGCTGCTTTGCAGGGTATTGAGGCCGCCTTTGAGTCTTGTGGTGAACGTCGTCCTCTCATGGTGTCCGTGACGATGGAGACGACAGGGACCATGTTGGTGGGCTCAGATATTGCCGCTGTGGTCGCAATTTTGGAACCGTTCCCCATTGACATTTTGGGGCTTAATTGTGCAACGGGTCCTGAGCAAATGAAGGAGCATATTCGCTACCTGTCAGAGAATTCTCCCTTCATTGTGAGCTGCATACCCAATGCAGGTCTTCCCGAAAATGTTGGTGGTGTCGCCCATTACAGGCTCACTCCAACTGAATTAAAGATGCAAATGATGCACTTCGTTGAGGATCTTGGAGTGCAAGTTGTTGGGGGTTGTTGCGGTACTACTCCAGCGCATATTGGTGCCTTGGTGGAGTTAGCCCTAGAGCTTAAGCCGGCGGAACGCCTTTCCAGATCAAAGGATCAGAAGGAAAATGTCCGTCCAAGTTTTGATTATGAACCTTCAGCAGCATCTATTTATGGAGTTACTCCTTACCATCAAGATAATTCATTTTTAATTATTGGTGAGCGGCTGAATGCAAGCGGCAGTCGCAAAGTACGTGAGCTATTGGCGGAGGAGGATTGGGATGGTCTCGTTGGAGTAGCCCGTGGACAGGTGAAAGAAAATGCACATGTCCTCGATGTGAATGTTGATTATGTGGGCCGTGATGGTGAAAAAGATATGAACAACTTGGTGAGTCGCCTGGTAACCAATGTGAATCTTCCATTGATGCTTGATTCCACTGAATGGCAGAAAATGGAAGCCGGTTTAAAAGTGGCCGGTGGTAAATGTATTCTAAATTCCACTAATTATGAAGATGGTGACGAACGATTCTTCAAGGTTTTAGAGCTGGCTCGGCGTTATGGCGCTGGGGTTGTTGTCGGCACCATCGATGAAGATGGCATGGCGAGAACAGCAGATAAGAAATTTGCGATTGCTCAACGGGCTTATCGTGATGCCCTCGAATTTGGGATTCCGGCCCGCGAGATTTTCTACGACCCTCTAGCACTCCCAATTTCGACAGGTATTGAAGAAGATCGATTAAATGCCAAAGCAACAGTTGACTCGATACGGATGATCCGAGAGGGCCTGCCTGGAGTCCATGTTGTGCTTGGAGTAAGCAATGTGAGTTTTGGTTTATCTCCTGCTGCACGAATCAATCTCAACTCTGTGTTCCTGCACGATTGCTGCGAAGCAGGAATGGATGCAGCCATTGTGAGTCCTGCCAAGATTCTTCCATTAGTTAAAATCAGTGAAGAACATCAACAGGTATGTCGTGATCTAATCAACGATAATCGGCGTTTTGAAAACAATATTTGTGTTTACGATCCTCTCACTGAGCTGACAAAATTATTTGAAGGGGTCTCTGCAAAGGAAGCTCGTGCTTCTGGACCTTCGCTGTCCGACCTTCCCATTGAGAAGCGTCTAAAGCAGCACATCATTGATGGCGAGAGGATTGGATTGGAGCCTGCCCTTGATCAGGCCATGAATGACTACGCCCCCCTCCACATCATCAATACCTTTTTATTGGATGGAATGAAAGTTGTGGGTGAGTTATTTGGTAGCGGCCAGATGCAGCTCCCATTCGTACTTCAGAGTGCTGAAACAATGAAATCCGCAGTGGCTCATCTCGAGCCTTATATGGAAACTATAGAGGGCGAAAGCACTAGCAAAGGAAAATTCTTGATCGCAACAGTCAAAGGGGATGTGCATGATATTGGAAAAAACCTTGTGGATATTATTCTTACAAATAATGGCTATGAAGTTGTCAATCTTGGAATCAAGCAGAGTTGCGATGCAATTGTTGATGCTCAAAAAGAGCATCAAGCAGATTGTCTCGCCATGAGTGGGCTATTGGTTAAATCAACGGCCTTTATGAAGGATAATTTATCAGCTTTTAATGATGCAGGAATTGATGTTCCTGTGATTCTTGGTGGCGCTGCTCTTACTCCGCGTTTTGTACAAAAAGATTGTCGTGATGTTTACAACGGAAAAGTGATTTATGGGCGTGATGCATTCGCAGACTTGAGATTCATGGATGCCTTGATGGACGCTAAGAAAAATGCCAATTGGAATAATTTGACAGGTTTTTTGGCGGACGCTCCAGAGGGTGTCGGCCTCGATGAGGTGGTGTCGAACGAATCCGATCAGGCTTCGGCTCAGGCGGAGGTTTCTGAACCAGCACAGCCACAAAATCAAGAACCGGTCACAACCGAACGCTCCAGCGCCGTTCCCCCAGAGCCGATTCCCGCAGCTCCCTTCCTGGGGTCAGCGGTTTTAACCGAGGCCGATTTAGATCTGCAAGAGGTGTTCACTTACCTCGACCGCAATGCTTTGTTTGCGGGTCAGTGGCAGTTCCGTAAAACGAAAGACCAGAGTCGAGACGACTACGAGGCGATGCTCGCTGAAAAAGCCGAGCCCGTGCTGAAGCATTGGATCGAACGCTGCCTCAATGAATCCTTACTCGCCCCAGGTGCCGTGTACGGATACTTTCCTGTGGGTCGGGATGGAAATGCCTTGAGAGTGTTCTCATCCGATCAATCAACAGAGCTCGGACGTTTCGATCTGCCACGCCAGCGATCAGGGAATCGCTATTGCATCGCCGATTTCTTTTCTGACATTTCGGCTGATGGTGCTCCAACTGATGTGCTGCCGATGCAGGCGGTCACCATGGGCGAAAAGGCCAGCATCGTGGCTCAGGAGCTGTTCAAAGGCGACCAATACAGCGATTACCTCTACTTCCATGGTCTGGCGGTTCAGATGGCCGAGGCGCTGGCTGAGTGGGTGCATGCACGGATCCGCCAGGAACTGGGCTTCGCTGACCCGCTGGGGATGCCGTTGCGTGATGTCTTAGCTCAGCGATATCGAGGTAGCCGCTATTCCTTCGGATACCCAGCGTGTCCCAATGTTGCCGATTCTCGCCAGCAGCTCCTTTGGCTGGATGCCGATCGCATTGGTCTAACGATGGATGCCAGCGACCAGTTATCTCCTGAACAGAGCACGACGGCTCTGGTGGCTCTTCACAGCAAAGCCCGTTACTTCAGTGCATGA
- the cobN gene encoding cobaltochelatase subunit CobN yields MHRLASCPGVDPPEDVVLVEQPAADVLFLSSAATDLSTLAAHLASAGGETWRNQIRGLSLDCLSHPAQLDHYLATTADHATLVLVRLLGGRGHWSYGLEQLQRWKEEKPERQLLILAGTDDQNNELHGLGSIHAALADRLAELLREGGVDNLGEVLRAIELLLQKQQPNPIELRLQPMPDPAPWDWQEDAGPRIGVVLYRAQLQAGDVALAEALCLTCRDVGLCPRLLWVSSLRDPGVQAGVIDLLRSQEVELVVAGTSFASVKTAEAGLGSPLWEQLNVPVLQLLSSSRSRESWRNSTRGLDPLDLSLQVVMPELDGRLTTRPCAFREHQMSVPDLGAAVPSQVPDLEGIQWLIEHSQRWITLRKTDNSDRRIAMVLANYPVRDGRIANGVGLDTPASCAAMLQWLKHSSHNLGPATLPSSGDSLMQTLMQGRTNSPEGLHRPALDYLPLDVYEQWWGNVPPEARAKIAKRWGQPRDACDLDPKRGFAIHGLRYGHVVVLIQPDRGYDPDQIADLHSPDLPPPHRYLAQYLWLNKVHQTQVMVHVGKHGSAEWLPGKGVGLSSSCGPHLALGPLPHLYPFIVNDPGEGSQAKRRGHAVVLDHLTPPLGRAGLHGPLQRLEGQLDELVEARQLGAERSELLERAVLVTLQELNWPGVPSKDDLKCDPSLINECLDSAETYLCELKEAQIRTGLHRFGQRPSKKAELELLLALARPPAHGRPGLTQAMARQVGLAFDPWGQEDGEPLDQNDRHLLEQLGCERRQRVGDGVAWLEDQAFGVVSALVSNGDGSDLVKPFRDWIHPQASDDETLAAITQDLWPRLIQCAPSEKKAFCEGISGGRISAGPSGAPSRGRPDVLPTGRNFYSVDLRGLPTEAAWDLGRRSAEQLLELHLQEEGESLKHLALSVWGTATMRNGGEDIAQLLALIGVRPVWDGPTRRLVDLEVIPLSLLGRPRVDVVLRISGLFRDAFPQLVMWIDQAIAMVASLNEPSDQNPLAALTQLEGPQGRIYGSAPGAYGAGLQALMDSGSWDSRSDLGEAFLQWSQWNYGGSSEPSKDRKGLESALQRVQVVLHNQDNREHDLLDSDDYYQFHGGLSAAVETCSGRRPELWFGDHSRRERPRLHRLEHELDKVMRSRLLNPRWIEGMQQHGYKGAFEMGASLDYLFAYDAATDRVPDWCYGALCDQWLNTPEIVEFLERRNPWVLRDMAERLLEASNRGLWEGAEPDQIDLLQSLVSTSEGQIERGGLTTCSDPEPSA; encoded by the coding sequence ATGCATCGATTAGCCAGCTGTCCGGGTGTTGACCCCCCCGAGGACGTGGTCCTGGTGGAACAGCCCGCGGCGGATGTGTTGTTTCTTTCCAGTGCCGCGACAGACCTCAGCACCCTGGCAGCACATCTTGCTTCGGCCGGTGGTGAGACCTGGCGCAACCAAATACGGGGGCTGTCTCTGGACTGTTTGTCCCATCCCGCGCAACTCGACCACTACCTCGCCACCACCGCTGATCACGCAACGTTGGTCCTGGTGCGCTTACTCGGCGGCCGAGGTCATTGGAGCTATGGGTTAGAGCAGCTCCAACGCTGGAAGGAGGAAAAACCAGAACGTCAGCTCCTGATCCTGGCGGGGACAGACGATCAAAACAACGAGCTGCATGGTTTGGGATCCATCCATGCCGCCTTGGCGGATCGTCTTGCCGAACTGCTGCGGGAAGGAGGCGTCGACAACCTTGGTGAGGTGCTGAGAGCGATCGAATTGCTGTTGCAGAAACAACAGCCCAACCCAATAGAGCTTCGTCTTCAGCCAATGCCAGATCCCGCGCCATGGGATTGGCAGGAGGACGCCGGCCCACGGATTGGTGTGGTGTTGTATCGCGCTCAACTTCAAGCGGGAGACGTTGCACTGGCGGAAGCTCTCTGCTTGACCTGCCGTGACGTCGGTCTTTGTCCCAGGTTGCTTTGGGTGAGCAGCCTTCGTGATCCAGGGGTTCAAGCGGGGGTGATCGACCTGCTTCGAAGCCAGGAGGTGGAGCTGGTGGTTGCAGGGACCTCCTTTGCCTCCGTCAAGACGGCAGAAGCGGGGCTGGGTAGTCCGTTATGGGAACAACTCAACGTTCCGGTGTTGCAGTTGTTGAGCAGCAGCAGAAGTCGCGAAAGTTGGCGAAACAGCACCCGCGGACTGGATCCACTTGATCTGTCCTTACAGGTGGTGATGCCAGAGTTGGATGGTCGGCTGACCACTCGACCGTGCGCATTTCGCGAGCATCAAATGTCGGTTCCCGATTTGGGAGCGGCGGTACCCAGCCAGGTTCCTGATCTTGAGGGAATCCAATGGCTGATCGAGCACAGCCAACGCTGGATCACGCTTCGGAAAACCGACAACAGCGATCGTCGCATCGCCATGGTGCTAGCCAACTATCCGGTCCGAGACGGTCGTATCGCTAATGGTGTCGGCCTTGACACGCCCGCCAGTTGTGCCGCAATGCTGCAGTGGCTGAAGCACTCCAGTCACAACCTCGGCCCAGCGACGTTGCCCTCCAGCGGCGATTCGCTGATGCAGACCTTGATGCAGGGAAGAACCAATTCTCCCGAGGGTCTCCACAGGCCAGCCCTGGATTACTTGCCTTTGGACGTCTACGAACAGTGGTGGGGCAACGTGCCGCCTGAGGCAAGGGCCAAGATTGCAAAGCGTTGGGGTCAGCCCCGTGATGCCTGCGATCTTGATCCCAAACGTGGCTTTGCGATCCATGGGCTTCGCTACGGCCATGTGGTGGTGTTGATTCAGCCAGATCGGGGCTACGACCCCGATCAAATCGCTGATCTCCACTCCCCAGACTTACCGCCACCCCATCGTTATTTGGCGCAGTATCTCTGGCTTAACAAAGTTCACCAGACCCAGGTCATGGTGCATGTGGGTAAACATGGCAGTGCGGAGTGGTTGCCGGGTAAGGGGGTTGGCCTCAGCAGCAGTTGTGGCCCCCATCTCGCACTGGGGCCACTGCCCCATCTCTATCCATTCATCGTGAATGATCCTGGTGAAGGCTCACAAGCGAAACGACGGGGACATGCCGTTGTGTTGGATCACCTCACGCCTCCCTTGGGGCGTGCTGGGTTGCACGGGCCATTGCAACGGTTAGAGGGCCAGCTCGACGAACTCGTTGAAGCACGCCAACTTGGAGCCGAGCGCAGTGAATTACTTGAACGTGCCGTGCTGGTGACGTTGCAAGAGCTGAATTGGCCTGGGGTTCCCAGCAAGGACGATCTCAAATGCGATCCCAGCTTGATCAATGAATGCTTGGATTCGGCGGAAACCTATCTCTGTGAACTGAAAGAAGCTCAAATCCGTACGGGGCTGCATCGATTTGGTCAGCGACCATCCAAAAAAGCTGAATTGGAATTGCTTCTAGCCTTGGCTCGACCGCCGGCCCATGGGCGACCAGGTCTCACTCAGGCCATGGCCCGTCAAGTGGGTTTGGCGTTTGATCCTTGGGGGCAAGAGGACGGCGAGCCATTAGATCAGAACGATCGACACCTGCTCGAACAACTCGGGTGTGAGCGTCGCCAACGGGTGGGGGATGGCGTTGCATGGTTGGAAGACCAAGCCTTTGGTGTCGTATCGGCACTTGTGAGTAACGGCGATGGGTCCGATTTGGTGAAGCCTTTCCGTGACTGGATCCATCCCCAAGCGTCAGACGATGAAACCCTGGCTGCGATCACCCAAGATCTCTGGCCCCGTTTGATTCAGTGTGCGCCCTCGGAAAAAAAAGCCTTTTGCGAGGGCATCTCTGGAGGACGCATTTCAGCAGGGCCTTCCGGTGCTCCAAGTCGTGGGCGACCCGATGTTCTCCCCACAGGCAGAAACTTTTACTCCGTTGATCTCAGAGGTTTGCCGACGGAAGCGGCCTGGGATCTCGGCCGAAGGTCGGCCGAACAGCTGCTGGAGTTACACCTCCAGGAGGAAGGGGAAAGTCTGAAACATCTCGCCCTATCCGTATGGGGCACCGCCACGATGCGAAATGGAGGGGAAGACATTGCACAGCTCCTGGCACTCATCGGGGTCCGACCGGTGTGGGATGGCCCCACACGCCGCTTGGTGGACCTAGAGGTCATCCCCCTGAGTCTGCTTGGACGCCCACGGGTGGATGTTGTTCTTCGCATCTCAGGTCTGTTCCGCGATGCCTTTCCGCAGCTGGTGATGTGGATTGATCAGGCCATCGCGATGGTGGCATCCCTCAACGAACCCAGCGACCAAAATCCACTCGCCGCACTCACCCAACTAGAGGGGCCCCAGGGTCGGATCTACGGCTCTGCACCAGGGGCCTACGGGGCTGGACTTCAAGCTCTCATGGACAGCGGTTCATGGGACTCCCGTTCCGATCTTGGTGAAGCATTTCTCCAGTGGAGTCAGTGGAACTACGGCGGATCATCGGAACCATCCAAGGATCGAAAAGGGCTCGAATCAGCACTGCAACGGGTCCAGGTGGTGTTGCACAACCAGGACAATCGGGAACATGACCTACTGGATTCTGACGATTACTACCAATTCCATGGGGGCTTAAGTGCTGCAGTCGAAACCTGTTCAGGACGTCGTCCGGAGCTTTGGTTTGGAGACCATTCCAGACGGGAACGTCCTCGACTCCATCGGTTAGAGCATGAACTCGACAAAGTGATGCGTAGCCGCTTGCTCAATCCCCGCTGGATTGAAGGTATGCAGCAACACGGCTACAAGGGAGCCTTTGAAATGGGCGCAAGCCTTGATTATTTGTTTGCCTATGACGCAGCAACAGATCGTGTGCCGGACTGGTGTTATGGCGCCTTATGCGATCAATGGCTGAACACTCCAGAGATCGTTGAATTCCTTGAACGACGCAACCCTTGGGTGCTGCGCGATATGGCGGAGCGGTTGCTCGAAGCTTCAAATCGAGGGCTCTGGGAGGGAGCAGAACCTGATCAAATCGACCTGTTGCAGAGCCTCGTTTCCACTAGCGAGGGCCAAATCGAACGCGGTGGGTTAACTACTTGTTCAGATCCCGAACCATCTGCCTGA
- a CDS encoding branched-chain amino acid transaminase, which translates to MHQFLPYAWFQNQCVPFEEARISIATHALHYGTGAFGGMRAIPDPQQASTMLLFRADRHARRLSQSARLLLTDLTEETILTSLTAMLRANQPDQPIYLRPFVYTSDLGIAPRLHDIETDFLIYGLALGDYLSPEGVSCRISSWTRQEDRSLPLRGKISGAYITSSLAKTEAVQSGFDEALLLNSRGKISEASGMNLFLVRDGELITPGVDQDILEGITRASVIELAKAMGIPVVERAVDKTELFIADEVFLTGTAAKITPIRQIESTVLRHDRPIMQSLKSKLVAITEGRDPAYEHWVTRIKLN; encoded by the coding sequence ATGCATCAGTTCCTGCCTTACGCCTGGTTCCAGAACCAGTGCGTCCCCTTCGAGGAGGCCAGGATCTCCATCGCTACCCACGCGCTGCATTACGGCACTGGTGCATTTGGTGGCATGCGAGCCATTCCTGATCCACAACAAGCAAGCACGATGCTGCTGTTCCGTGCTGATCGTCATGCCCGTCGACTTAGTCAGAGCGCGCGCTTATTGCTTACAGATCTGACCGAAGAGACAATTTTGACGTCCCTGACGGCCATGTTGCGCGCCAATCAACCGGATCAGCCGATCTATCTCAGACCGTTTGTTTACACGAGTGATCTCGGCATCGCACCTCGGTTGCACGACATCGAGACCGACTTCTTGATTTATGGATTAGCTCTCGGCGATTACCTTTCCCCGGAAGGTGTGAGTTGTCGCATCAGCAGTTGGACGCGCCAGGAGGATCGCTCTTTGCCCCTCAGAGGAAAAATTAGTGGGGCTTACATCACGAGTTCCTTGGCCAAGACGGAGGCGGTGCAAAGCGGTTTTGACGAAGCGTTACTTCTCAACAGTCGCGGGAAAATCAGTGAAGCCAGTGGCATGAACCTTTTTCTTGTCCGGGATGGGGAATTGATCACCCCTGGCGTTGATCAAGACATTCTTGAGGGAATTACTCGAGCGAGTGTGATCGAGCTGGCGAAAGCCATGGGTATCCCCGTGGTTGAGCGCGCAGTCGATAAAACCGAGCTGTTCATCGCCGATGAAGTGTTTTTGACGGGTACCGCGGCGAAAATCACTCCGATTCGCCAGATCGAGTCGACCGTTCTTCGTCATGATCGACCGATCATGCAAAGCCTGAAGAGCAAATTGGTGGCGATTACGGAGGGGCGCGATCCTGCCTACGAGCACTGGGTGACACGGATCAAGCTCAACTGA
- a CDS encoding DUF4090 family protein codes for MAISGPDGVDASIKAGVDLDGSPIPEGMLSLYNEVMDLESQRTRSGVLKSMRNRIVKTGAKHFDQATLNERLVSAGWDGLKDKEIAFFYS; via the coding sequence ATGGCGATTTCGGGACCGGATGGCGTGGATGCGTCCATCAAGGCTGGTGTGGATTTGGATGGAAGTCCGATCCCAGAAGGGATGCTCAGCCTTTACAACGAGGTCATGGACCTGGAGAGCCAACGAACCCGTAGTGGAGTTTTGAAGTCGATGCGGAACCGGATCGTCAAGACCGGTGCAAAGCACTTCGATCAAGCCACATTGAATGAACGACTTGTTTCAGCCGGCTGGGATGGCCTGAAGGATAAAGAAATCGCCTTCTTTTACAGCTAA